The genomic interval TTTTCAAGTGAGATATTGCAATTCTTTTTTCAATACCGTTTTCTAATTTTTTAACTATATAATCATTGTAAAAATGAATTTGTGCGTCTTTTTCAAGGTTTCTAAAAGTATTTTTCAAAGTCATATAAGTAAGAAATGGGATAATAAAAAGTGAGTTACCATTGCTATAAACAGTGTCATATTGAGAAAAAAATATTTTCCTGATTATTAAAGCAAGTCCTAATAAAACTAAAAAAATGATACTTAAAAACTTCGTATTTGATAATTCATCTTTTATAACAATCGGATTTTCATCATAATCTCGCAAATTTGATTTTTTAACATTTGGCTTATTGTTTAAATTTTCGTTTTCCAATTTTAATCCTTTTAAATAAAATTTCCTTGCAAATTCAAATTCAGGTCGTATCGCGTTTATCTACGATACGAAATTTTGTTTTTAAATTCACAAATTTAAATTTACTCTTGTTTTAAATTTATGCAACAAGTAAATTTAAATTTATAAATTCTCTATAATCATCTATTATAGTTTCGTTTCCTGCTTGTGCTAGTTTTGCTTTGACGATTGATTTATCTGTTACTACACTTGCACTTACTTCAAATTTTCTATCTTCTTCTTTGATTGTATTTCCATCCCAAGTATGAGTATAGGTTTGTTCTATATCTCCTTCTTTAAATTTAACCCTTTGTCCATTTATGATTAGTTCTAAAAACTCATCTTTTTTTAGTGCTCTATTTAGAGTTATTTTAAATTCCATTGAGTGTTTACCATTGTCACCATCGGTTGATTGATTGTTTTCTATGGTTACTACTATATCATCTGCATCGACTAAGACTATACCTAAATCATTGCTTATTTTACTGAAATTTTCTATTGTTATGCTATCGTTGATTATAAGATCTGAGCCTTTGAGTTCATACTTTGTGCCGTCTTTGCCTTTGTAAATTTTAGGGCCTTTTTCGATTTGGGTGCCACCTGTGAGTTGAATGTTTGTATAAGATAAAATACTCTGCCTTTGCCGTCGCTATCTTTTATAGTATCGCCGTTATCTACAAAATAATCGTCTTTGCCAGCTCCACCGATGAGTATATCTGAGCCAGCGTGACCGTTTAATATATCATTACCATCGCTTCCGAATAAGACATCGGATTTACTGTTACCTGTTAGCATATAACTTCCTGCAATATCTACCAATGGTCTTTCATATACTGTGCCATCATGCATAGTGATTTTTAAAATTCCTTTTTTAAGCATTTCTAGGTCTGGCAGGTCTGTGGTTGTGCCACGAAGTTCTTCTAATTTCTTCTTAATTAACTGACTTAAACTAGCTTCTTCAAAACCAGTAGCTTGATTAATTAAATTTCCAATATCCATACCGGCACTAAACCAACCGATTAAAGGTGAGTATTTAAGTCCTAGTTTTGGTATTATATTTTTCTCTACAAAATTTTCTGTAAAAACCGAACCAACATCAATTCCCAGTTCTGATAATACTGTTAGTCCATCATATCCACTTAGTTTGTTTTTTGGAGCATTAAGTGCCGCATTTATATAACCTGGTCTTTTACCCCATTTATCTTTCATGGCTTCTGTCCATTTTTCACTGCTTTTGAATTTTGTTAAAATCTCGTCTATTTTAACGCCATCAGCTAACGCTTCTATAATGAGTTTTGTTGCATCTGCATTTTTCAACAATCTCTCATAAGCTTTATTTAGCTCAACTTCTGCCTTTGATACTCTTTTGCTTGAATCACTCATAGCATTTCTCCTTTAAAAATAGATTTTTTCAACATTGTCAATGTTTATGTTGTGTAAATTTAAAAAATACTTTTTAATTTCGCTATATTTGCTATGGTTGCAAATTATTAAAGAGTAATATTGTGGTAAAAAATTTCCAGCACTATAAGGTATAAAATACGGTTCTGTTAGTGCTATTTTTGGGAACATAGTAAAAAATCTATCGCCACTTTTACCAATAATCAGATAAAGTATAAAATTTGCTAATACAAACCCTAAAAATCCAAATATTAAAAATCCAATAAACCATAAAATTCCCATACCACTTATCAAACCAAAAGCAGCTATTCCAAAAATAATTAACTTCGATTTAAAGCTTTCGTTGTGTATAGAATACACAGTAAATGGTCTATATATATTTTCCTTAATTTTATCCAACTCTATTTTTCGCTTCAATTCTAATTTTTTGGAAAATGCAGTTTTTTCATAAAATTCAACGGTAAAATTTTTTATTGAAATTTGAGTTTTCTTTGGATTGTTTAGAATAAATACAATAATGCAAATAAACAAAATCATACCAATAATTATTGAATTTACTAAAATAATTTCATTAATATTTTCACCATCAAATAATGCTTGTATGTTTGTAGGTATTGAGGCTCCAAATAAAAGTGGAATAAGCACAATAATTGCATTATGTAAAATTTCATAATCGTATAAAATTATCGGCTCTTTATCATAATCCCTTAAATTGTTCTTTTTATTAAAAATATCGTTTTTAAAATTTGTATTTTCCAAAATTTAATCCTTTTTATAAATTTTACTTGCAAATTTAAACTCACTCAGCATTATTTAATGCTGAATTTATTGATTTAAATTTACAAATTTAAACTTACTATTGTTTGAATTTAAAATTCAAGCAATCAGTAAATTTAAATTTGTAAATTCTCTATAATCATCTATTATAGTTTCGTTTCCTGCTTGTGCTAGTTTTGCTTTGACGATTGATTTATCTGTTACTACACTTGCACTTACTTCAAATTTTCTATCTTCTTCTTTGATTGTATTTCCATCCCAAGTATGAGTATAGGTTTGTTCTATATCTCCTTCTTTAAATTTAACCCTTTGTCCATTTATGATTAGTTCTAAAAACTCATCTTTTTTTAGTGCTCTATTTAGAGTTATTTTAAATTCCATTGAGTGTTTACCATTGTCACCATCGGTTGATTGATTGTTTTCTATGGTTACTACTATATCATCTGCATCGACTAAGACTATACCTAAATCATTGCTTATTTTACTGAAATTTTCTATTGTTATGCTATCGTTGATTATAAGATCTGAGCCTTTGAGTTCATACTTTGTGCCGTCTTTGCCTTTGTAAATTTTAGGGCCTTTTTCGATTTGGGTGCCACCTGTGAGTTGAATGTTTGTATAAGATAAAATACTCTGCCTTTGCCGTCGCTATCACGGATAATGTCAAGTGTTCCTGCATTGTATGTATCAAATCCGTCGCCACCGATGAGTAGGTCGCTACCATTACCACCTTGAAGTGTGTCGTTTTCGTTACCACCGAATAAGACATCGTTTGTCCAACCATTACCGCCTGTGAGAAGTCCGCTTGGAGTTACGCCGTAAGGGAAAAATGAAGCTGATAGTGGTCTAGCATATATTGTTCCGTCAGGCATAGTTACTTTTAAAATATTTTTTTCAATAGTAACTGATTTTGCACCAACTAACTTTGCAATTTTATTGTTATTGTAATCTGCTTCACTTTCATAAGCTAAACTTCTGTATATATCTTTTAATTTTGTTGCTGGGTCAAAGCCTGTTAATGTCAAAGCAATATT from Campylobacter hominis ATCC BAA-381 carries:
- a CDS encoding calcium-binding protein; translated protein: MSDSSKRVSKAEVELNKAYERLLKNADATKLIIEALADGVKIDEILTKFKSSEKWTEAMKDKWGKRPGYINAALNAPKNKLSGYDGLTVLSELGIDVGSVFTENFVEKNIIPKLGLKYSPLIGWFSAGMDIGNLINQATGFEEASLSQLIKKKLEELRGTTTDLPDLEMLKKGILKITMHDGTVYERPLVDIAGSYMLTGNSKSDVLFGSDGNDILNGHAGSDILIGGAGKDDYFVDNGDTIKDSDGKGRVFYLIQTFNSQVAPKSKKALKFTKAKTAQSMNSKAQIL